A genomic region of Nostoc sp. UHCC 0702 contains the following coding sequences:
- the glgX gene encoding glycogen debranching protein GlgX, which yields MIATTFQYQAETTSNYQVELGRTYPLGAKPDKYGVNFSIFSEHATSVELLLFETPDDPEPIQIIQLDPKLNKTFFLWHIYIRGLKPGAAYAYRIDGPQDLHGKGHRFNKNKVLIDPYSKGNSTKLWKRTDALGSIDNLTTSMRSVVIDISDYDWEGDRPLNRPMNETIIYELHVRGFTKSSSSDCKHRGTFSGVIEKIPYLQELGITAVELLPVFDFDETEVLREVNGNKLKDYWGYNPHSFFAPETSYCAAPHEKNPIEEFRDMVKALHKAGIEVILDVVFNHTGEGNHQGPTINFKGFFNSIFYHLVPFDKQYYMDYSGCGNTINCNHPLIQKLIVDCLEFWVEEMHVDGFRFDEASILSRDQNGVPMVHPPVVWQIETSEVLAETKIIAEAWDAAGLYQIGYFPGYRWAEWNGRFRDDVRRFVKGDPGLVGAVAWRMSGSADLYQASGHLPINSVNFITCHDGFTLNDLVSYSHKHNEANGENNQDGINDNLSWNCGVEGETDNPHIDALRRRQIKNFTTILLLSQGVPMITYGDEVRRTQKGNNNAYCQDNEISWFDWNLVDKNIDIYRFFKLLISFRKCYCHESLHRRHFFNGEVNERGLADISWHGLHLHRPAWGDSHARVLAFTLAGFKGAADIHVMFNMYWDTLKFEIPSVPGRKWYKVIDTAQPSPMDIVEPGQETLIPEDFYLVEGRSSIVLISK from the coding sequence ATGATTGCAACAACATTTCAATATCAAGCAGAAACTACAAGCAACTACCAAGTAGAATTGGGACGCACTTATCCTTTAGGTGCAAAGCCCGACAAATATGGAGTCAATTTCTCAATCTTTTCCGAACATGCCACATCTGTAGAACTATTGTTGTTTGAGACACCTGATGACCCAGAACCGATACAAATTATTCAGTTAGACCCAAAGCTGAATAAAACCTTCTTCTTGTGGCATATCTATATCAGAGGCTTAAAACCTGGTGCTGCTTATGCTTATCGCATTGATGGGCCTCAAGATTTGCACGGAAAAGGGCATCGCTTTAACAAAAACAAAGTACTGATTGATCCTTACTCAAAGGGAAATAGTACTAAGCTGTGGAAGCGCACTGATGCTTTAGGGTCAATAGATAACTTGACTACTTCAATGCGTAGTGTAGTCATAGATATATCAGATTATGACTGGGAAGGCGATCGCCCGCTGAACCGACCCATGAATGAAACGATCATTTATGAATTACACGTCCGAGGGTTTACTAAATCATCTTCCTCTGACTGCAAACATCGTGGTACTTTTTCTGGAGTGATCGAAAAGATTCCTTATCTACAAGAATTAGGAATTACAGCTGTTGAATTGTTACCAGTATTCGACTTTGATGAAACGGAAGTTCTGCGAGAAGTCAACGGTAACAAACTCAAAGATTACTGGGGATATAACCCACACAGTTTTTTTGCTCCAGAAACTTCATATTGTGCTGCTCCCCATGAGAAAAACCCAATCGAAGAGTTTCGGGATATGGTCAAAGCCTTACATAAGGCAGGAATTGAGGTCATCTTAGATGTAGTCTTTAACCACACTGGTGAAGGAAACCATCAAGGCCCAACTATTAACTTTAAGGGATTCTTCAATAGTATATTCTATCACCTTGTACCATTCGACAAGCAATACTACATGGATTACTCAGGGTGTGGGAATACCATCAACTGCAACCATCCCTTAATCCAGAAATTAATTGTTGATTGTCTAGAATTTTGGGTGGAAGAGATGCACGTTGATGGCTTCCGGTTTGATGAAGCCTCTATTTTATCCCGTGACCAAAATGGGGTTCCGATGGTTCATCCGCCTGTAGTTTGGCAAATTGAAACATCCGAAGTTTTGGCGGAGACAAAAATTATTGCTGAAGCTTGGGATGCTGCTGGGCTATATCAGATTGGCTACTTTCCAGGCTATCGTTGGGCAGAATGGAACGGACGCTTCCGAGACGACGTTCGGCGCTTTGTCAAGGGAGATCCAGGACTTGTCGGTGCAGTGGCTTGGCGCATGTCTGGAAGTGCCGACCTTTACCAAGCAAGCGGACATTTACCAATTAACAGCGTCAACTTTATTACTTGCCACGATGGATTTACTCTCAATGATTTAGTTTCTTACAGCCACAAGCACAATGAAGCTAATGGTGAGAATAATCAAGATGGCATCAATGACAATTTGAGTTGGAATTGTGGTGTAGAAGGAGAGACTGACAACCCCCATATTGATGCACTACGGCGGCGACAAATTAAGAATTTTACAACTATTCTTTTGCTGTCGCAGGGTGTGCCGATGATCACATATGGTGATGAAGTCAGACGCACTCAAAAGGGCAACAACAATGCTTACTGCCAAGATAACGAGATCAGTTGGTTTGATTGGAATCTTGTAGACAAGAATATTGATATATACAGGTTCTTCAAACTGTTAATTAGTTTTCGTAAATGCTACTGTCATGAATCATTACACCGCCGCCACTTCTTCAATGGTGAAGTTAATGAGCGAGGTTTGGCAGACATCTCTTGGCATGGCTTACATCTGCATAGACCTGCTTGGGGAGACTCTCATGCTAGAGTTCTCGCTTTTACATTAGCAGGCTTTAAAGGAGCAGCAGATATCCACGTCATGTTCAATATGTACTGGGATACTCTCAAATTTGAAATTCCTTCTGTTCCAGGTAGAAAATGGTACAAAGTCATCGATACTGCTCAGCCTTCTCCGATGGATATTGTAGAACCTGGGCAAGAGACATTAATTCCAGAAGATTTTTATTTAGTTGAAGGTCGTAGCAGTATTGTTCTGATTTCCAAATAG